CGTCTAGAGGCGTGGCGCCGCGAGCAGGCTGCGAAaaagcgcgccgccgaagcgGGCGGGGGGAGCGCCCCGAAAAAAGCGCGGCCGGAGCcaccgacgcgcacgctcgggctgcgtgcgccggcggcgcaggccgcgccgaagcTGCCTGCGCGTGCCTTTTccgcgctggacgaggaggaggagaaCGTCAAGCCGAAGCGGCAGCTGCACCATGTGCTCGAtgacgcgccggccgcggccgaggacgagggcgaAGAGGACCCCCTGGACGCGTACATGAGCTCGGTGCAgaccgaggtgcagcgcgtggaGCACGACAAGCCGTCTACCGAGGTGCGTGAACTGGTgtccgaggacgaggaggagcagccggcggctgcggcggcgtcgcgcccgacgggcgactcgctcgacgcgatgAGCGCCGAGGACCTCTTGTCGTTCACGGCGAAGCGGTCGAAGCAGCACGTTATTCCCCAGGTCGACCATTCCAAGATGGACTACGAGCCGTTCCGCAAATCGTTCTACCACGAGCCCGAAGAGGTGGCGCGCCTGagcgagcccgaggcggaccGGATGCGGatggagctcgacgcgatcTCGGTGCGTGGCAAAGACTGCCCCAAGCCCATTACCAAGTGGTCGCACTGCGGACTGCCTGTGAGTTGTTTGGATGTGATTAAAGAGCTCAACTACgagtcgccgacgccgatccAGAGCCAGGCGATGCCGATTATCATGTCCGGACGCGACATGGTCGGCATTGCCAAGACGGGCTCGGGCAAGACGATTGCGTTCCTCTTGCCGCTCTTTCGGCACGTCAAGgaccagcgcggcgtcgagtcGGGCGAGGGGCCGattgcgctcgtgctcacgcccacgcgcgagctcgcgatCCAAATCTACCGCGACGCGAAGCCGTTttttgcggcgcttggcctgcgcggcgcgtgcgtgtATGGCGGCCCGCCGATTTCCGAGCACATTGCCGAGATGAAGCGCAGCCCCGAGGTGGTGATTGGCACGCCGGGGCGCATGATCGACCTGCTCAGCGCCAACAGCGGGCGCGTGACGAATGTGAGCCGCGTCACTTACCTTGTGCTCGACGAAGCGGACCGCATGCTGGACCTCGGCTTTGAGCCGCAGGTGATGAAGATTATTGACAATGTACGTCCCGACCGCCAGGCGGTGCTCTTTTCCGCAACGTTCCCAAAGCAGATCGAGAGCCTTGCGCGCAAGATGCTGCGCCACCTCCCCATCGAGGTCACGGTCGGGGGCAAGAGCATCGTTGCGCCCGAGATCACGCAGatcgtcgaggtgcgcaacGAAGATACCAAGTtccgccgcctcctcgagatCCTCGGGCAGATGTACAATAACGATGAAGACGCCCGCACGCTCATCtttgtcgagcgccaggacgcggcggacgagctgctgcgcgacctgctccGCAGAGGATACCCGACCATGTCGCTGCACGGCGGAAAAGACCAGGCGGATCGCGACACGACCATCTCCGACTTCAAGGCGGGCATTGTGCCGATCCTCACCGCGACGtcggtcgctgcgcgcggcttGGATGTAAAGCAGCTCAAGCTCGTGGTCAACTATGACGTGCCGAGCCATATGGAGGACTATGTACACCGCGCGgggcgcaccggccgcgccggcaaTACCGGAACGTGCATCACGTTTATCACCCCGGAGCAGGACCGCTTCGCGAAGGATATCCTCGCGGCACTCAAGGCGAGCAAGGCGCCGGTCccggacgagctcgaggagctcgccgtGCAGTTCAAGCAGaagcgcgcacgcggcgtcgccAAGAGCCAGCCGTCGGGCTttggcggccgcggccttgcgcgcctcgacacggagcgcaaagaggtGCTGATGCTCGAACAGACCGCCTACAacgacgcgagcgcctcgcgcgagatTGCCATGGCAcgcgcgagcgaggcgggcggCCGCTCCGATATGAACAtcgaggtgcgcaccggcgccgtgccggaAGCCGTGCGCGAGAACCGCGTCCCGCACTCGTACGACTTCTCGGACGAGAGCCAGGCAAACCTcgcacgcctcgccgccgcacgcgcgggcggcgcgaaCACCGGCCGCTTGCGCGAGATGATCGCGCGCATCAACGCAGAGTCAaacgcgcgccgcgagggcACACAGGCCGCGCtgaacgaggcgctcgagcacgcgcgccgcgctcgcgacccCGACGCGACGCACTTCCACGCGGTCGTCCCGATCAACGACTtcccgcagcgcgcgcgctggagcgTGACCAACAAGGAGACGATGGCGATGCTCATCGAGTCGTCCGGCGCGTCCATCACCAGCAAGGGCGCCTTTTAcgaccgcggccgcgagcccaagcccggcgagccgccgaaACTCTCGCTGCTCATCGAGAGCAACGACCagtcgcgcatcgagcaggCCGTACGCGACATCAAGCGCCTCTTGCTCGAGGGCGCAcaggctgcgctcgagaacAACGAGGCACGCCAGTTTACAAGCGGGCGCTACTCGGTAGTATAATAGCTATTCTGGcttggagcgcgagcgcagcagcgcttTGGTATCGATCGGGATGATTTTCGGCGCGTACTTTTGCGTGGGCGCGGCCTTTTTGCGGGGCGCCTTggggcgctcggcggggGGGGGCTTGGGGCGGTAGCGCGACGTGTgcccggcgacgcgccgcagctcgtcgacgacacgcagcacgtcgcggtccgcctcgctcagcgACAGCGCGGGGTCCgactcggcgtgctgcaaAACACGCAGCCGCGCCTCGTTGCGCACGCGGTCGATGTgatcgcgcagcagcgcgtcctcgcGCTTCGAGGGGTCGGGCGCCCCGCTCGGATCCgccagcacgccggcctgccgcgcctcgcgcaccgtctcgagcaccgcatAAATGTCGCCGAGGCACAGCCACTGCGTGCGGATCACTTCGGCGTacagcgacgaggtgcaccCAAGCACGTACGCtgccgtgccgagcgtgcgtgtCTTGGGCAccaccgcgagcgccgcatgtGGCGCATGCAGCCGGTCACGGAGCGTGAGCACGAGCATGTGCAGCGCGGGCGCAAAGaacggcgtcgcgacgccgtacgtcgccggcgtgccCCGCGTGCCCCAtacctcggcctcggcccactgccacgccgcgcctgcgtcgcgctgcgcctggagcgcctccCAGATCGCGTCGACGCCACGCTCCATGACGTCCGGCGCAacggccgcagcggcgccttcttgcgccgcctcgaagcgcgtgccgacgccgccgccgcgtgccgtTACCTTTCGGGGCGCGAGTGCGTTGCGCGTCGCAAACACCTCGAGACCGTCGTCGGGAGGCGggcgctcgtccggcgcctGCCCCATTTCCTCTTCGAGTAGCTGAAAAATGCGCCGAAACTGCTGCGACTCGGCATGGGTGAGCGACGAAGTGTCGTATtcgtggcgcgcgctgcggcgcatcgggcgctcgcgcgcatgcAGCACCGAGCGGGGcagacgcggcgcttccGCCGGCGTAATGTCGGgcgtctcgccgacgtcggggCTCGCAAAGAGCTCCTCCCATGGGCTCTGCGTAGGGGTATCTTGCTTCTTTGAGTAGGCACGCGCGAGTGTGCCtggtgcggcgccgcggcccggcacgcgccgcacgcctGCCGCACGAACCGCTTCCGAGCAGCGTCGCAGCATGAAAAAAGTGTGGAGGGAACCTCGACATGGCGCTGCTGATCGTCGCGGGCCTGCCATGCTCtgggcgctcgacgcgcgtcgcagaGACGCAGGCGTACTTTGAGACgcaccttgccgaggtgcCGAGCCTTGCGCGCGTCACTGTGGTGacggacgaggacgtgcACGTCGACAAGAGCGTGTACGAAGGTGCGTCCTTTGTCTTACCCAGCGCAAAAAACCGAGggacgtgcgcgtgcggcgtACCTGAgtgcggtgcggcgcgcgctttCGCCCAGCACGATCGTCATTGCGGACGGGGGCGCGGGTATGAATATTAAAGGGTACCGCTACGAGCTgtggtgcgcggcgcgcgagctcggcatccGGTGTGCAACGGTAGGTCGCCAGGCTGATGTAGATGCACGTCGCGTGCCCCCCCGACCTCGCCAGAGCGTGGAATGCGGCGCGGATTgagcgtggcgcgccggacgcaTACACCGAGACATGGTACGCCGCGCCACTTACCCAGtttcgacgagctcgtTGCGCGATTTGAGGAGCCGACACCTGCCTCGCGCTGGCACCGGCCGCTGTTTGTCGTGACGGCGACCGgtgcgcccgacgccgtAGATGCTGCGCCGATCCCCCTCGCGGACCTGTGGCACGCCGTGACCCAGAGCGAGGTCCAAGCGCCGAAAGCCGtcacgctgcagcggcaCACGACGGCGAACAACAGCATGGAGCTGCTCGATACCGTGACGCACAAAgtgcttggcgcgctccaggagcagcgtgcgcaggctGCGCAAGGGCCCGTGACCCTCGCGGTCCCCGGCGTGGCGCCCGTCGCATTCTCCCTTCCCcccgggcgcggcgtcccTACGCCCGCGCGCCTGCAGACACTGCGCCGCCAGTTTGTGCGTGTCTACGCATCGAAAGCAGAGCTGCAAGGCCTTGCCATGACGGAGCACcacgtcgcgacgctctttgCCGGCTGGCTGCAAGAGTCGCTTGCTTTATAGAAAACTTATACCACTACAAGTGCTTGGCACATACAATTACGAAGACGGCTGTTtctgcgacgaggcggccgcggcagcggcggcgaccgcgctgagcgacgCAAGATTATCGGGATTGCCGGACGAGTCCACCGACTCGCCCTtgccctcgtcgcgcacgccgtggcgctgctcgtcgttgttctcgaggccgccgaggcggttctgctcgagcgacgggTCGATCATGCCCTCCGGGCGCTGGCCGCCCTGacccggcgcgccgcgctggatcTGGTgccccggcgcgcccggcgcgccggcgcccatGTTGTCGCCCAGGGACGGCTGGAAGTGGCTCGGCACCGGGAAGCCGTGCTGGCCGCCGGTGCCCGacacggcctcgaggagccAGTATGGCGTCTGGCCGgacgctgccgcggcgaccgcagccgccgtcgcgggGTCCTGGCTATCCGACACCTCGTGCAGGCCGCCCGGGCCGCCCGGGCCGCCCGCGTGCGGGTGCTGCGTGTCGTGCTCGCCTTGGTGGCCGCggcccggcgtgccgtaTGGCAGCAGGCCCTGTGCGTGGGCCGTGGGCCGGTCGAGCGGCAGGGCGGGCGCGTTCGGCACCGCCTGGTgtccgccgagcgcacgcagcgccacaCGGAGTGTATCGTTGTCGCGCTTCAGGATCTCGATCGTCTCGATCGCGTCGTTAAAGCGCCGGCGGTggtcctcggcggcgagcagtGCGTTTTCGAGCGATGCCGCCTTGTTTTCCAGGTCTGCGATGTACTTgttcttgcgctcgcggaaGACGCGTTGCGCGTTGCGGttctgctcggcgcggcggctcgtgcTCAGCGCACGCGTCATGCCGGTTTTGCCACGCGCCCCGACGAGGCCGGTCGACTCCGAGGTCATCTGCTTCCCGTCCGACGGGGGGCCCATGCGCGTGTTGTCGTCGACATCGCCGTACGgcccgccgacgccgtggGCCGACGGGTCgaacggcgcgtcgctgtgGCCGAGGTGCATGCCGTTCTGGTCGAGGCCATGGCCGCCGTAAGGCGACGGCTGgctcgcgcccgcgccgtgggggtcgtgcggcgcgccgtacgcgggCGGGGGCGCGGTCGGCCACTGCAGTGCCTGGTCGACGCCCTGGCCGTGCTCGTTGTCCATGCGCACCTGCTTGTTCGGGCGCGAAGAGTCGCCCATCTCGCGGCTGCGGCCCTTGCCGTGACGCGacgcatcgccgccgcggccctggtcgccgccgagctcgccttcgtggcgcgacgcggcctgGGCGAGCTGCATCACGGCGCCCAGCGCCTCATCAGCAAGTGGGGGAGGAGGGGTCGGCGATGCTTGGTCCATGCTGCTCATTAGTACGCTGCTCAGTCTACCACGCGCGTGCTGctacgcgtcgcgcgtgtgTTGCTACTCCACGTACCTCACGCGTTGTGGTGCAATTTGCTAAGGATGACAAAAGGCAGCGGTGGTCGGAATGAGCGGGCCcgtccggcggcgaggcctTTTTCGGCCGAAGCACGTGAGCCACGTGAGCCGGGGAGAGTGGAGGTGGCAAGCCGCTACGACGTGGGGATGGCGACGCTCTCTGCGATGGGCGTGCCACCGCCCGATGGGATGGAAGATCCCGACTTGTTGCTGTTGTTGCTACCGCTGGTCATTTTGATATGTGCGATTGTGTTGGTGGCGATTACGCCGTGCGTATTCTacgtcgtgctgcgcctccgCGGCCGTATCACCCTCGGCGATCACGAGGGGCCGGTGAACATTGCGTTCGAGGAGCAGATGGAGagccgcggctcgtcgctgcaggcgcagcagcgctgGGCCGAGCAGGCTGATGACGGGGCACGGCTGGGGCACGAACGCGCGGTGCAGTGGTGCACACAGCACCCCCCGGCGTCGCCCAGAGATACGGACATCACCATGCCACAGTTCCTCGGCATCCAGGAAAAGGGCGTCAGCGCATGGAACTTTGATACAGACTACGAGGCGAATCCGGGCGTGATGGTCTCGGCACGTACCGAGCTGCAGTTCTTTGCGGATAGCGCGGGGatggcgccgagcgagggcggcgcgtgcgcgatgCAGACCAACCTCCCGCTGCCCAAGGTCAACGAAGTGTATTACTGGGAGGCCAAGATATTTTCGAAGCCGGCGTCGACATCGATCGCCGTGGGCCTCGCGACCAAGCCCTATCCGCCGTTTCGCTTCCCGGGGCTCTGCCGGCACTCGGTGGGGTACTTTTCCGAGGACGGGTTCAAGTGCTACAACCACCCGCTCCACGCCCAGTCCTACGGGCCGGCGTTTATGCAGGGCGACGTCGTGGGCGTGGGGTACAGGCCCCGCTCCGGCGCCGTGTTCTTTACACGCAacgggcggcgcatggAAGAGGCATACGTCGGCCTGCACGGCTGCAACCTCTTTCCCACGATTGCCGCCaacggcgcggccgaggtgcacgTGAACCTCGGCCAGGCCGGCTTTGTCCTGATCGAGGGCAACGTGAAAAAGTGGGGGCTCGCGCCGAtggtcggcacgctcgccccgccgccggcgtacGGCCACGACAAGGGAAGCATCCTCATCCAGGCGGGCTACGAGCCGCGCCAGGACGCACACCCGACCGGCTCCTCGAGCCGCGACCCGACGCTCACGACGGACCGCGCGACAGgcgagctggtgcgcgTCCCGTCGTACTCGGACGTCGCCCCGCCGGGGCCCAGCCCCAGCCGCACGTCTAGCAGCTCGGCACACACCGGGATCCACATGGACACGctcaccgcgccgcggcgcccggccgAGAGCCCGCCGCCGTACGAGCCgcagagcgccgccgcgctgggcccggcgcgccaccAGCACCCGACGCCCCACGCCCCTTCCTTCTTCACTACCCTCCGCGGCTGGCTCGCACGCTGGAGCGCGCACCGCAACGCTCCGGCCGACTCCACGAACCCCACCGAGCTGGTGGGAGTCGTGGTCGAATAGCCTTGTATAGTAACGACTCACGCCTCCACATGGACcaggcgaggcgcccgcggcgGAGCAGTGCGGAGCGGTCCGAGGCGCGGTGGGCCGCccagcggccgccgccgaagccGTTCCCGGCGCATGGAGCACCGCACCCATGGGAGGAGTATACACTGGTAcgccggctcgggcgcggaAGCTTCGGGCAGGTGTACGAGGCGGTGCATGTGCCGagtgcgcagctcgtcgcgatcAAGCAGGTGCACTTGGAAGCCACCTCCAAGGACGGCGGGACGCAGGCCACACAGACGCAGGACCTGTCCGagatccagcgcgaggttacgagcctcgcgcagtgcgcgacgtgcgagCGCGTGACCAAGTACTACGGCAGCTTTTTG
The Malassezia japonica chromosome 2, complete sequence genome window above contains:
- the PRP5 gene encoding RNA helicase (EggNog:ENOG503NV3J; COG:A) produces the protein MSGNVGQGAQRSLTEAEEKQRAKRQRLEAWRREQAAKKRAAEAGGGSAPKKARPEPPTRTLGLRAPAAQAAPKLPARAFSALDEEEENVKPKRQLHHVLDDAPAAAEDEGEEDPLDAYMSSVQTEVQRVEHDKPSTEVRELVSEDEEEQPAAAAASRPTGDSLDAMSAEDLLSFTAKRSKQHVIPQVDHSKMDYEPFRKSFYHEPEEVARLSEPEADRMRMELDAISVRGKDCPKPITKWSHCGLPVSCLDVIKELNYESPTPIQSQAMPIIMSGRDMVGIAKTGSGKTIAFLLPLFRHVKDQRGVESGEGPIALVLTPTRELAIQIYRDAKPFFAALGLRGACVYGGPPISEHIAEMKRSPEVVIGTPGRMIDLLSANSGRVTNVSRVTYLVLDEADRMLDLGFEPQVMKIIDNVRPDRQAVLFSATFPKQIESLARKMLRHLPIEVTVGGKSIVAPEITQIVEVRNEDTKFRRLLEILGQMYNNDEDARTLIFVERQDAADELLRDLLRRGYPTMSLHGGKDQADRDTTISDFKAGIVPILTATSVAARGLDVKQLKLVVNYDVPSHMEDYVHRAGRTGRAGNTGTCITFITPEQDRFAKDILAALKASKAPVPDELEELAVQFKQKRARGVAKSQPSGFGGRGLARLDTERKEVLMLEQTAYNDASASREIAMARASEAGGRSDMNIEVRTGAVPEAVRENRVPHSYDFSDESQANLARLAAARAGGANTGRLREMIARINAESNARREGTQAALNEALEHARRARDPDATHFHAVVPINDFPQRARWSVTNKETMAMLIESSGASITSKGAFYDRGREPKPGEPPKLSLLIESNDQSRIEQAVRDIKRLLLEGAQAALENNEARQFTSGRYSVV
- a CDS encoding uncharacterized protein (EggNog:ENOG503P7XJ), with protein sequence MLRRCSEAVRAAGVRRVPGRGAAPGTLARAYSKKQDTPTQSPWEELFASPDVGETPDITPAEAPRLPRSVLHARERPMRRSARHEYDTSSLTHAESQQFRRIFQLLEEEMGQAPDERPPPDDGLEVFATRNALAPRKVTARGGGVGTRFEAAQEGAAAAVAPDVMERGVDAIWEALQAQRDAGAAWQWAEAEVWGTRGTPATYGVATPFFAPALHMLVLTLRDRLHAPHAALAVVPKTRTLGTAAYVLGCTSSLYAEVIRTQWLCLGDIYAVLETVREARQAGVLADPSGAPDPSKREDALLRDHIDRVRNEARLRVLQHAESDPALSLSEADRDVLRVVDELRRVAGHTSRYRPKPPPAERPKAPRKKAAPTQKYAPKIIPIDTKALLRSRSKPE
- the KTI12 gene encoding kti12, chromatin associated (COG:F; EggNog:ENOG503NVJV; BUSCO:EOG09263L9T), which translates into the protein MALLIVAGLPCSGRSTRVAETQAYFETHLAEVPSLARVTVVTDEDVHVDKSVYEAQKTEGRARAAYLSAVRRALSPSTIVIADGGAGMNIKGYRYELWCAARELGIRCATMHVACPPDLARAWNAARIERGAPDAYTETCFDELVARFEEPTPASRWHRPLFVVTATGAPDAVDAAPIPLADLWHAVTQSEVQAPKAVTLQRHTTANNSMELLDTVTHKVLGALQEQRAQAAQGPVTLAVPGVAPVAFSLPPGRGVPTPARLQTLRRQFVRVYASKAELQGLAMTEHHVATLFAGWLQESLAL
- a CDS encoding uncharacterized protein (COG:K; EggNog:ENOG503P5H4), giving the protein MDQASPTPPPPLADEALGAVMQLAQAASRHEGELGGDQGRGGDASRHGKGRSREMGDSSRPNKQVRMDNEHGQGVDQALQWPTAPPPAYGAPHDPHGAGASQPSPYGGHGLDQNGMHLGHSDAPFDPSAHGVGGPYGDVDDNTRMGPPSDGKQMTSESTGLVGARGKTGMTRALSTSRRAEQNRNAQRVFRERKNKYIADLENKAASLENALLAAEDHRRRFNDAIETIEILKRDNDTLRVALRALGGHQAVPNAPALPLDRPTAHAQGLLPYGTPGRGHQGEHDTQHPHAGGPGGPGGLHEVSDSQDPATAAAVAAAASGQTPYWLLEAVSGTGGQHGFPVPSHFQPSLGDNMGAGAPGAPGHQIQRGAPGQGGQRPEGMIDPSLEQNRLGGLENNDEQRHGVRDEGKGESVDSSGNPDNLASLSAVAAAAAAASSQKQPSS
- the ssh4 gene encoding Protein ssh4 (EggNog:ENOG503NZ1J; TransMembrane:1 (o20-48i); COG:S), with product MATLSAMGVPPPDGMEDPDLLLLLLPLVILICAIVLVAITPCVFYVVLRLRGRITLGDHEGPVNIAFEEQMESRGSSLQAQQRWAEQADDGARLGHERAVQWCTQHPPASPRDTDITMPQFLGIQEKGVSAWNFDTDYEANPGVMVSARTELQFFADSAGMAPSEGGACAMQTNLPLPKVNEVYYWEAKIFSKPASTSIAVGLATKPYPPFRFPGLCRHSVGYFSEDGFKCYNHPLHAQSYGPAFMQGDVVGVGYRPRSGAVFFTRNGRRMEEAYVGLHGCNLFPTIAANGAAEVHVNLGQAGFVLIEGNVKKWGLAPMVGTLAPPPAYGHDKGSILIQAGYEPRQDAHPTGSSSRDPTLTTDRATGELVRVPSYSDVAPPGPSPSRTSSSSAHTGIHMDTLTAPRRPAESPPPYEPQSAAALGPARHQHPTPHAPSFFTTLRGWLARWSAHRNAPADSTNPTELVGVVVE